Proteins co-encoded in one Ruegeria sp. YS9 genomic window:
- a CDS encoding flagellar hook capping FlgD N-terminal domain-containing protein: MITPVNTTQPVADQQKAGASQKSAITSDFETFLLMLTAQAKNQDPLEPMDSTEYASQLAQFSMVEQQVQTNDLLSTLANALGGTKLNELASWVGMDVRSTSAFHFDGQPVTLFAQADPDADATKLVVRDSDGTVIDKVIVPTTTEEFVWAGVDSSGNPLASGNYTATLESYKGDELLSEKPVAAYGRVVEAQVGDDTVLLTLQGGQVIPATQVTAVRTGA; this comes from the coding sequence ATGATTACGCCTGTCAACACCACGCAGCCCGTTGCGGATCAACAAAAGGCCGGGGCATCACAAAAGTCCGCGATTACGTCGGACTTTGAGACGTTCTTGCTGATGCTAACGGCGCAGGCAAAGAATCAGGATCCGTTGGAGCCAATGGATTCGACCGAGTATGCGTCTCAGTTGGCGCAGTTCTCGATGGTCGAGCAACAAGTCCAGACCAATGACCTCTTGTCCACCCTGGCCAACGCATTGGGCGGTACGAAACTGAACGAGCTTGCAAGTTGGGTGGGCATGGACGTCCGTTCGACATCAGCCTTTCACTTTGACGGCCAGCCCGTAACACTGTTTGCTCAGGCCGACCCTGATGCGGACGCAACCAAATTGGTGGTCCGCGACAGTGACGGTACGGTGATCGATAAAGTCATTGTACCCACGACAACTGAAGAGTTTGTTTGGGCCGGAGTGGATTCTTCTGGAAATCCATTGGCCTCAGGCAACTACACTGCAACCCTGGAAAGCTACAAAGGCGATGAGTTGCTCTCCGAGAAACCTGTCGCCGCCTACGGTCGCGTCGTCGAAGCACAGGTTGGCGACGATACTGTTTTGCTGACATTGCAGGGCGGTCAGGTGATTCCCGCAACTCAGGTCACCGCAGTCCGAACTGGTGCTTGA
- a CDS encoding ABC transporter permease, translating into MNRLSWFNTVSLTLGFAFLYIPMIILIIFSFNESKLVTVWAGFSTKWYGELLRNEAFLDAAWVTIRVAVFSSTLATILGTAAAYVLVRSGRFFGRTLFSGMIYAPLVMPEVITGLSLLLLFIGIGLDRGILTIVLAHTTFSMCFVSVVVSSRLITFDRSLEEAALDLGCSPAQAFRLVTLPIIAPAVISGWLLAFTLSLDDLVIASFTSGPSATTLPIKIFSAVRLGVSPEINALSTIMIAVVTVGVITASLVTKRAMVRQQQDEMAAARTE; encoded by the coding sequence ATGAACAGATTGAGCTGGTTCAACACGGTTTCGCTGACACTGGGATTTGCCTTTCTGTACATCCCGATGATCATCCTGATCATCTTCAGCTTCAATGAAAGCAAGCTGGTTACGGTCTGGGCCGGGTTCTCGACGAAATGGTACGGAGAGCTGCTTCGGAACGAAGCGTTCCTGGATGCCGCTTGGGTCACGATCCGGGTCGCGGTCTTTTCGTCGACGCTGGCGACAATTCTGGGAACGGCCGCCGCTTATGTACTGGTCCGCAGCGGGCGCTTTTTTGGCCGGACACTGTTTTCCGGCATGATCTATGCGCCGCTGGTCATGCCCGAAGTGATCACCGGCCTGTCGCTGTTGCTGTTGTTTATCGGCATCGGCCTGGATCGGGGTATTCTGACCATCGTTCTGGCACACACGACTTTCTCGATGTGTTTCGTTTCGGTCGTCGTATCCTCGCGCCTCATAACTTTTGATCGCTCGCTGGAAGAGGCTGCGCTGGACCTTGGATGTTCGCCCGCGCAAGCCTTCCGTCTTGTCACCCTTCCGATCATCGCACCTGCGGTAATCTCGGGTTGGTTGCTGGCCTTTACCCTGTCGCTGGATGATCTGGTGATTGCGTCCTTCACTTCGGGGCCGTCGGCAACGACATTGCCGATCAAGATATTCTCGGCCGTGCGTCTTGGCGTCAGCCCGGAAATCAACGCGTTGTCGACGATCATGATCGCTGTGGTGACGGTCGGGGTAATCACGGCCTCGCTTGTGACCAAACGCGCTATGGTACGGCAGCAGCAGGACGAAATGGCTGCCGCGCGCACCGAATGA
- a CDS encoding flagellar biosynthesis protein FlgN — MTSKVDNALIKSLEEVLDLERAALVQGDLDRLSSMVPEKEKLIGAINDLQVLESEALIRVQQKAERNQALLNSAAEGIRAVASRMAELRRVRQEFSTYGADGQRSEFAVRSVAKLEKRA; from the coding sequence ATGACGTCTAAAGTCGATAATGCGTTGATCAAGTCTTTGGAAGAAGTCCTGGATTTGGAACGTGCCGCACTTGTGCAAGGGGATCTGGACCGTTTGTCCAGCATGGTGCCTGAAAAAGAAAAGCTGATCGGGGCAATCAATGATCTTCAGGTGCTGGAAAGTGAGGCACTGATTCGCGTTCAACAGAAAGCCGAGCGCAATCAGGCGCTGCTGAACAGCGCGGCTGAGGGCATCCGGGCAGTCGCCAGCCGAATGGCTGAATTGCGGCGCGTTCGGCAGGAATTCAGCACCTATGGTGCGGACGGACAGCGAAGTGAATTTGCGGTGCGCAGCGTGGCAAAGCTGGAAAAGCGGGCATAG
- a CDS encoding phosphotransferase codes for MEPLPDLPAPPRNLVDHLYAQGLVNAHPRFETLYGGRTNRVWKVKGRDNDKVLKLYSTALRNPLFRNDAELEAQCLKALGATGFVPRLRATGQYKEARWVFYDHAPGAPWRQDSAQVGALLRKLHTLPIAVQAPVGCNGSADLRAHGNRILQGCTSHGRDKLADLQPTNPVAPTERTCLIHGDPVAGNILVATGGLTLIDWQCPALGDPCEDLALFLSPAMQQLYRGSPLSKKEEDQFLSAYGRPEIVARYLQLRPWYAWRMAAYCLWRAENGAPDYVTGLNLETAIL; via the coding sequence ATGGAACCTCTGCCCGACCTGCCTGCCCCCCCTCGAAATCTGGTTGACCATCTCTACGCGCAAGGATTGGTCAACGCGCATCCTCGGTTCGAGACCTTGTACGGCGGGCGCACCAACAGGGTGTGGAAGGTCAAGGGCCGCGACAACGACAAGGTCCTGAAACTCTACAGCACAGCATTGCGCAATCCTTTGTTTCGCAATGATGCAGAGTTGGAGGCCCAATGCCTGAAGGCGCTTGGCGCCACGGGTTTCGTGCCAAGGTTGCGGGCCACAGGGCAATACAAAGAAGCCCGCTGGGTGTTCTACGACCACGCCCCCGGAGCACCCTGGCGGCAGGATTCAGCCCAGGTTGGCGCCTTGCTGCGCAAGCTTCATACCCTGCCCATTGCCGTCCAGGCGCCAGTCGGTTGCAACGGCAGCGCAGACTTGCGAGCTCATGGAAACAGAATTCTGCAAGGCTGTACGTCACACGGGCGCGACAAACTCGCCGATTTGCAACCTACGAATCCGGTCGCACCTACGGAACGGACGTGCCTGATCCATGGCGACCCCGTGGCAGGCAATATCCTGGTGGCGACCGGCGGTCTGACCTTGATCGACTGGCAATGCCCGGCCCTGGGCGATCCCTGCGAAGACCTTGCACTTTTTTTGTCGCCTGCAATGCAGCAGCTTTACCGAGGCTCACCACTGTCGAAGAAAGAGGAAGACCAGTTTCTTTCGGCCTACGGCAGACCGGAAATCGTCGCGCGCTATCTACAGCTCAGGCCATGGTATGCGTGGCGCATGGCGGCGTATTGCCTCTGGCGCGCTGAAAATGGTGCGCCCGATTACGTGACAGGGTTGAACTTGGAAACCGCAATTCTGTAA
- a CDS encoding rod-binding protein, which yields MKVSTLPHVSQSQSPQTRLKNAAIELEAAFLAEMLKSAGLGKTRQSFGGGAGEDQFSSMLVQHQAQQLARSGGVGLSEILFKSLMEKTDDV from the coding sequence ATGAAGGTTTCCACCCTTCCTCACGTATCTCAATCACAGTCACCCCAGACCCGGCTGAAAAACGCCGCCATAGAGCTGGAGGCGGCGTTTCTGGCGGAAATGCTGAAATCTGCCGGGTTGGGAAAAACCCGCCAGTCCTTTGGCGGTGGCGCCGGTGAGGATCAGTTTTCTTCGATGCTTGTTCAACATCAGGCGCAGCAACTGGCCCGGTCCGGTGGCGTGGGCCTTTCCGAAATTCTGTTCAAGTCACTGATGGAGAAAACCGATGACGTCTAA
- a CDS encoding flagellar hook-length control protein FliK, with the protein MPNPLTLANATPTTPEKAVTSRKAPGQNTGSESFQDVLGQEVGATGHPEGENAAISAELNNVEAEPEPVPETTAEASATAHPTQISERTGEQKTPSAFLETPGLDEVTMMPVQVAEANQTPSEIPDQPQVLASIGLPTQGGTPSPVPSLSQKAQGPAPQPVQVAAMTEIGQMSDQLAKPKGTVEQTGAVPLPLGPEKKPLPEVNILTPKPSAPDRAPSVAQLQLMATAVEAEPVAPVVEVEALPAAREEPLPLTSRDSAPQLTAPSTAARAEIARAIAGQLSAAVQTRTGSGATEIALNPEELGRVSIVLNGREDGLQITIATERPETLELMRRHLSVLTEEFQKLGYGDLSFDLGTSWGSGADQKDANDADTQSPSHSEAAPQERIDHTTSHPQNLASGRGIDMRF; encoded by the coding sequence ATGCCCAACCCCCTAACGCTGGCGAACGCAACGCCGACCACACCCGAGAAAGCCGTCACATCTCGTAAGGCTCCGGGCCAAAACACCGGATCGGAGAGCTTTCAGGATGTCCTCGGGCAAGAGGTTGGTGCCACCGGCCACCCTGAAGGCGAAAACGCTGCCATCAGTGCCGAGCTGAATAATGTCGAAGCAGAGCCCGAGCCTGTGCCGGAGACAACGGCCGAGGCATCTGCAACGGCCCATCCCACCCAGATTTCAGAACGCACCGGCGAACAGAAAACCCCTTCTGCATTCCTCGAAACCCCCGGCTTGGACGAGGTAACGATGATGCCGGTTCAGGTTGCGGAGGCAAATCAAACCCCCTCCGAAATACCGGATCAACCACAGGTATTGGCATCCATAGGTTTGCCCACACAAGGCGGCACGCCTTCCCCGGTTCCGTCGCTCTCGCAGAAGGCGCAGGGTCCGGCGCCCCAACCTGTGCAAGTGGCAGCCATGACCGAAATCGGCCAGATGTCTGATCAGCTTGCAAAGCCAAAAGGCACGGTCGAACAAACGGGGGCCGTCCCCCTCCCGCTGGGCCCTGAAAAGAAACCGTTGCCCGAAGTGAACATTCTGACGCCCAAACCGTCAGCGCCTGACCGGGCGCCCTCGGTGGCGCAGCTTCAGCTGATGGCAACTGCTGTTGAAGCCGAACCGGTTGCACCCGTTGTCGAGGTTGAGGCCCTGCCTGCCGCCAGAGAGGAACCTCTGCCGCTGACCTCGCGCGACTCCGCGCCTCAACTCACGGCTCCGTCTACTGCCGCCCGAGCAGAAATCGCCCGTGCGATCGCTGGTCAGCTGTCGGCAGCGGTTCAGACACGCACCGGATCAGGAGCAACCGAAATAGCGTTGAATCCGGAAGAGCTTGGGCGTGTGTCGATTGTTCTGAACGGCCGGGAGGACGGCCTGCAAATCACCATTGCGACCGAGCGCCCGGAAACCCTCGAGTTAATGCGACGTCATTTGTCCGTTCTGACAGAAGAGTTTCAGAAACTGGGGTATGGGGATCTGAGCTTTGATCTGGGAACCTCTTGGGGTTCTGGCGCAGATCAAAAGGACGCAAATGACGCTGACACCCAATCCCCCTCACATTCAGAAGCTGCGCCGCAGGAACGGATCGATCACACAACTTCCCATCCACAGAATCTGGCCTCGGGCCGGGGCATCGACATGAGGTTTTGA
- a CDS encoding flagellin, producing MSSILTNNGAMVALQTLKSVNKNLASTQNAISTGKDVATAKDNSAVWAISKVMESDVKGFNAIKDSLALGESTVAVARNAAETVTDLLTQMKGKIVAAQEDNVDRGKINDDVTALKGQIASVVSAAQFNGLNLVDGSAGSASILASLDRDSTGAVTSSSITVAGQNLSTGGYVTKQVFDGSTGASTGNDRVGATIDNGATAATALVTDESSGVFAAGDKVVVAINDQVVSYTVSAEDAAATTTGDLVAVGLKSKIEELGITGLTVDYDSGTAGTLSITNGTGSDISFSAQFVNAGAGGLGALAGIDVSTGAGATAALAAVESLIDTSIDASAAFGSSQSRIETQKEFISNLSDSFKSGIGSLVDADMEETSARLQALQVQQQLATQSLSIANQAPQSILSLFR from the coding sequence ATGTCCAGCATTCTGACAAACAATGGCGCGATGGTTGCGCTGCAAACGCTCAAGTCGGTTAACAAGAACCTGGCCTCCACCCAGAACGCGATCTCGACCGGCAAGGATGTCGCAACGGCCAAGGACAACTCGGCAGTATGGGCGATTTCCAAAGTGATGGAGTCGGACGTCAAAGGTTTCAACGCCATCAAGGACAGTCTCGCGCTTGGTGAATCGACCGTCGCCGTCGCACGGAATGCTGCGGAAACCGTCACTGATCTGCTGACCCAGATGAAAGGCAAGATCGTCGCCGCGCAGGAAGACAACGTTGACCGCGGCAAAATCAATGATGATGTGACTGCGCTGAAAGGTCAGATCGCGTCCGTTGTCAGTGCGGCGCAGTTCAATGGTTTGAACCTGGTTGACGGCTCTGCCGGTTCCGCTTCGATCCTTGCGTCGCTGGACCGCGACAGTACCGGCGCCGTAACCTCGTCGTCGATCACCGTTGCAGGGCAGAACCTGTCAACCGGCGGTTATGTCACCAAGCAGGTTTTTGACGGTTCGACCGGCGCATCGACAGGCAACGATCGCGTTGGCGCAACCATCGACAACGGCGCGACTGCCGCAACCGCGCTGGTCACCGACGAATCCAGCGGTGTGTTTGCCGCCGGTGACAAGGTTGTCGTCGCGATCAACGATCAGGTCGTGTCCTATACCGTGTCTGCCGAAGACGCCGCCGCGACAACGACCGGTGATCTGGTTGCCGTTGGATTGAAATCGAAGATTGAAGAGCTTGGGATTACCGGTCTGACCGTGGATTATGACTCGGGCACAGCCGGAACCCTGTCCATCACCAACGGTACGGGCTCTGACATTTCGTTCTCGGCTCAGTTCGTGAATGCCGGTGCAGGTGGTCTGGGCGCGCTGGCCGGTATTGATGTCTCGACCGGTGCGGGTGCGACCGCAGCCCTGGCCGCCGTTGAATCGCTGATCGATACTTCGATCGATGCGTCGGCTGCTTTCGGTTCCTCTCAAAGCCGGATCGAAACTCAGAAAGAGTTCATCTCGAACCTGTCCGACTCGTTCAAGTCAGGTATCGGGTCGCTGGTCGACGCGGACATGGAAGAGACTTCGGCGCGGCTACAGGCGCTTCAGGTTCAGCAACAGTTGGCGACACAGTCGCTTTCGATCGCCAATCAGGCACCGCAGTCGATTCTGTCGCTGTTCCGTTAA
- a CDS encoding ABC transporter permease subunit: protein MRRAVLIAIPYVWLLALFLVPFFIVLKISLSDTALAIPPYTPTLDLSAGWTGIKEFFSQLDLENYVWLTEDDLYWKAYLSSVKIAFISTFLTLLVGYPIAYGMARAPQEWRPTLMMLVILPFWTSFLIRVYAWMGILSNEGYLNQILLWTGIISTPLTILNTSTAVYIGIVYTYLPFMILPIYSALERMDGSLIEAAEDLGCSRLQAFWLVTIPLSKPGIIAGCFLVMIPVIGEFVIPSLLGGSGTLMIGKVLWEEFFSNRDWPVASAVAIVLLLILVIPIVLFQRNQQKQAEAEG, encoded by the coding sequence ATGCGCCGCGCCGTTCTGATCGCCATTCCTTACGTCTGGCTGTTGGCCCTGTTTCTGGTGCCGTTCTTCATCGTTCTGAAGATTTCGCTATCGGATACCGCACTTGCCATCCCGCCTTATACGCCAACTTTGGACCTGTCAGCCGGTTGGACGGGGATAAAGGAGTTTTTCAGCCAGCTTGATCTTGAGAATTATGTCTGGCTGACCGAGGACGATCTGTATTGGAAAGCCTACCTGTCCAGCGTCAAGATCGCTTTTATTTCGACCTTCCTGACCCTGCTGGTGGGCTATCCCATTGCCTACGGCATGGCCCGGGCACCTCAGGAATGGCGACCGACACTGATGATGCTGGTCATCCTGCCCTTCTGGACCTCGTTCCTGATCCGGGTTTACGCTTGGATGGGCATTCTGTCGAACGAAGGGTACCTCAACCAGATCTTGCTGTGGACCGGTATCATCTCGACCCCGCTGACGATCCTGAACACGTCAACTGCCGTCTATATCGGCATCGTCTACACTTATCTGCCTTTCATGATCCTGCCGATCTATTCGGCGTTGGAGCGTATGGACGGATCGCTGATCGAGGCGGCGGAGGATCTGGGATGCTCTCGTTTGCAGGCCTTCTGGCTGGTGACCATCCCGCTGTCCAAGCCAGGCATCATCGCAGGGTGTTTCCTGGTGATGATCCCCGTGATCGGTGAGTTCGTGATCCCATCCCTTCTGGGTGGTTCCGGTACGCTGATGATCGGCAAGGTTCTGTGGGAAGAGTTCTTTTCGAACCGTGACTGGCCGGTGGCAAGTGCGGTGGCCATCGTGCTGCTGCTGATCCTTGTCATTCCCATCGTGCTGTTCCAGCGCAACCAGCAGAAACAGGCGGAGGCAGAGGGATGA
- a CDS encoding FAD-binding oxidoreductase, giving the protein MKRIFPDYAYGSDPLDGCWWDETVASPDWPEFQGDMHVDVAIIGGGFTGVSAALHLAENASVAVFEAGAPGWGASGRNGGFCCLGGSKLGYESMQRRFGRDAALDYAKAEQEAVQLVADLLVQHQIDADTHSNGETQLAHSRQAMDMLRRNADEAGTLHEARDLPAKGMGGAFHGGYTSPVGFGLNPRKYLFGIARAAEAMGAHLFRNSPVLSVEKTASGFVLQTQSGSVKAQAVLVCTNGYSSEDIPAWMSGRYMPAQSTVMVTRPLGRSEQMAQGWTTDQMCYDTRNLLHYFRLMPDGRFLFGMRGGLRSSAGAEAAIRRKVQQDFKHMFPAWSTVEVTHIWSGLVCLSRALTPFVGPVPDQPGMFAGFAYHGNGVAMGTYCGRALARLVLGQDARLPAVMTQTPGRFPLGRWRRVLMPPAYAMLALADLR; this is encoded by the coding sequence ATGAAGCGGATTTTTCCAGACTACGCCTATGGCAGCGACCCTCTCGACGGCTGTTGGTGGGACGAAACGGTTGCCAGCCCGGATTGGCCAGAGTTCCAGGGTGACATGCATGTGGATGTGGCCATCATTGGGGGCGGATTTACAGGCGTTTCGGCTGCCCTGCATTTGGCTGAAAACGCTTCGGTTGCGGTGTTCGAAGCCGGCGCACCGGGGTGGGGAGCCTCGGGCCGCAATGGCGGGTTTTGCTGTCTTGGCGGCTCAAAACTTGGCTACGAATCCATGCAGCGCCGGTTTGGCCGCGATGCTGCTTTGGACTATGCGAAGGCGGAACAGGAAGCGGTTCAACTGGTCGCTGATCTGTTGGTACAGCATCAGATCGATGCGGATACCCACTCCAACGGGGAAACCCAGCTGGCGCATTCCAGGCAGGCGATGGACATGCTGCGCCGCAATGCAGACGAGGCGGGAACCCTGCACGAAGCCAGAGACCTGCCTGCGAAGGGCATGGGTGGCGCGTTTCATGGTGGATACACTTCGCCGGTCGGTTTCGGGTTGAATCCTCGCAAATATCTGTTCGGGATTGCCCGAGCCGCCGAAGCAATGGGCGCGCATCTGTTCCGGAATTCCCCGGTTCTGAGCGTAGAAAAAACGGCGTCCGGCTTTGTGTTGCAAACGCAGAGCGGGTCAGTCAAAGCGCAGGCGGTCTTGGTGTGTACCAACGGATATTCCAGCGAGGATATCCCGGCCTGGATGTCCGGACGATACATGCCTGCACAGTCGACTGTCATGGTAACGCGACCCCTTGGCAGATCCGAGCAGATGGCACAAGGATGGACTACGGATCAGATGTGTTACGATACGCGCAATCTGTTGCACTATTTCCGCCTGATGCCAGACGGGCGCTTTCTGTTCGGGATGAGAGGCGGCCTGCGGTCATCGGCCGGGGCTGAAGCGGCCATTCGGCGAAAGGTCCAGCAGGATTTCAAACATATGTTTCCCGCCTGGTCGACGGTCGAGGTCACTCATATCTGGTCCGGTTTGGTGTGCCTGTCACGGGCCCTGACACCTTTTGTCGGCCCCGTTCCGGATCAACCGGGAATGTTTGCCGGGTTTGCATATCACGGCAATGGCGTCGCCATGGGCACGTATTGCGGTCGAGCACTGGCACGCTTGGTTCTGGGGCAGGACGCCAGGCTGCCGGCCGTGATGACGCAAACACCGGGTCGGTTTCCTTTGGGACGCTGGCGCCGCGTGCTCATGCCGCCAGCCTATGCCATGCTGGCGCTGGCCGACCTGCGATAA